From a region of the Thermosipho melanesiensis BI429 genome:
- a CDS encoding DUF4894 domain-containing protein: protein MFILPYEGNLWIVSENGKIIDVVDDYNVIVTLPVFVIPEDYVDFFSGTINEKFLKKIPIKVPNFIFEINFVENYMVLNNNSKVFFNEYFDFQMYFEKLKIVYKYIEPNKIYFFSNDKLVKVR, encoded by the coding sequence ATGTTTATTTTACCATATGAGGGTAATTTGTGGATAGTTTCTGAAAATGGTAAAATTATTGATGTGGTGGATGATTATAATGTTATTGTTACATTGCCTGTTTTTGTAATACCTGAGGATTATGTTGATTTTTTTAGTGGGACAATTAATGAAAAATTTTTGAAAAAAATACCGATAAAAGTTCCTAATTTTATTTTTGAGATAAATTTTGTTGAAAATTACATGGTTTTAAATAACAATTCTAAAGTATTTTTTAATGAATATTTTGATTTTCAAATGTATTTTGAAAAGCTGAAAATAGTGTATAAATATATTGAACCTAACAAGATTTATTTTTTTTCAAATGACAAGTTAGTAAAGGTGAGGTGA
- the ftsA gene encoding cell division protein FtsA, with the protein MSRWEPITSIDIGNHSIKGVVVNDTNEGKEVVAYSTIKAKGIESGDIKDANALNESMENLIENLEEQVGKNLKDNFLISSSIGNFKFQEIIEELILVEGDNAVTVNEKHVEELRENVLKTVLGDSNSVYHSYIKKYILDGNKIVFNPVSMNARRLEGAYSFIIGDSVHRSSVDYATRKTIGEAEYFISPVSASEAVLTSSEKDSGVVHVDLGYHTTVVTVFLNNAPIRFERLSKSIKHVVFDIAKVLKTSVNEAERLLKIYGVADYRNIEPGIIEYKALDNRTTLETSRELLARIIYARLREIFLNVRKVYRNVIFDYSEFRDLGIPGGIVLTGGGAKILKITDVASDVLKSSVRVGSFVNIEEFQIEENEQILTDPQFAAVFGNILQYEKKENIEIFQKKSRKNSFGFGEILRKLFKGE; encoded by the coding sequence ATGTCTAGATGGGAACCCATTACTTCAATAGATATTGGAAATCATAGTATAAAAGGAGTTGTAGTTAATGATACAAATGAGGGTAAAGAAGTTGTGGCTTATTCAACAATAAAAGCTAAGGGAATAGAATCTGGGGATATAAAGGATGCTAATGCACTTAATGAATCTATGGAAAATTTAATAGAAAATTTAGAAGAACAAGTTGGGAAAAATTTAAAAGATAATTTCTTAATCTCTTCAAGTATCGGAAATTTTAAATTTCAAGAAATTATTGAAGAATTAATATTAGTTGAGGGAGATAACGCTGTTACTGTTAACGAAAAACACGTAGAGGAACTAAGGGAAAATGTTTTAAAGACGGTTCTTGGTGATAGCAATAGTGTGTATCATTCATATATAAAGAAATATATCCTTGATGGAAATAAAATTGTTTTTAACCCTGTTAGTATGAATGCACGAAGGTTGGAAGGGGCATATTCATTTATTATAGGAGATAGTGTTCATAGGAGTAGTGTTGATTATGCAACAAGGAAAACCATAGGAGAAGCAGAATATTTTATATCGCCAGTTTCAGCTTCTGAAGCTGTTTTAACAAGTTCTGAAAAAGATAGTGGTGTTGTTCATGTTGATTTAGGTTATCATACCACTGTAGTTACCGTATTTTTGAATAATGCTCCAATAAGATTTGAAAGATTATCTAAATCCATAAAACATGTTGTGTTTGATATTGCAAAGGTTTTAAAAACATCGGTAAATGAAGCGGAAAGATTGTTGAAGATTTATGGAGTAGCAGATTATAGAAATATTGAGCCTGGGATAATAGAATATAAAGCGCTTGATAATAGGACTACTTTGGAAACGAGTAGAGAGCTTCTAGCTAGGATAATATATGCTAGATTAAGAGAAATCTTTTTGAATGTGAGGAAAGTTTATAGGAATGTAATATTTGATTACAGTGAATTTAGAGATTTGGGAATTCCTGGTGGAATAGTTTTAACAGGAGGCGGTGCGAAAATTTTAAAAATTACAGATGTTGCCTCAGATGTTTTGAAGAGTTCTGTCAGGGTTGGTTCTTTTGTGAATATTGAAGAATTTCAAATAGAAGAAAATGAACAAATTTTAACCGATCCTCAATTTGCAGCAGTATTTGGAAACATTCTTCAATATGAAAAGAAAGAAAATATTGAAATTTTCCAGAAAAAGTCTAGAAAAAATTCGTTTGGATTTGGTGAAATTCTTAGAAAATTGTTTAAGGGGGAATAA
- the ftsZ gene encoding cell division protein FtsZ, with the protein MVFNVRKEDSFSKKMPIIKVVGVGGAGCNAVNRMVESGIDKVKFIAVNTDAQVLEVSKADEVVQIGEKLTKGLGAGGNPKVGEEAALEDRKKLEEILRGTDMLFITAGFGGGTGTGATPVIAEVAKGLGILTVAVVTTPFFFEGSPRWNAAMEGIKKLHKNVDTLIKISNNKLLEEFPADITFLDAFKKADETLYHGIKGISELITKRGVINLDFADIKSVMKDAGAAMLGIGVGKGKDKATIAARKALESKLVEHPIENANSIILNITAPSTFKLQEMQEAAVIIRQTCSEDADLKLGVNVDPALPEDELIVTLIATGLEREEDFLYAQDDIPALYKFGLELMGMNNVKEYDVAEEGDEEKNA; encoded by the coding sequence ATGGTATTCAATGTGAGAAAGGAAGATAGCTTTTCCAAAAAGATGCCAATAATAAAAGTGGTAGGTGTTGGAGGAGCAGGGTGTAATGCAGTAAATAGAATGGTTGAATCAGGCATAGATAAAGTAAAATTTATTGCGGTGAATACTGATGCGCAAGTTCTAGAAGTGAGTAAAGCGGATGAAGTTGTACAAATTGGAGAAAAGTTAACCAAAGGTTTGGGGGCAGGTGGGAATCCAAAAGTTGGTGAAGAAGCGGCTTTGGAAGATAGAAAAAAACTAGAAGAGATTTTAAGAGGAACTGATATGTTGTTTATTACAGCTGGGTTTGGTGGAGGGACTGGTACAGGTGCAACACCGGTGATTGCAGAAGTTGCCAAAGGTCTTGGGATTTTGACTGTTGCTGTTGTTACAACACCTTTCTTTTTTGAAGGTTCTCCAAGATGGAATGCCGCCATGGAAGGTATTAAGAAATTACATAAAAATGTTGATACGCTAATTAAAATAAGTAATAATAAATTATTGGAAGAGTTTCCTGCGGATATTACTTTTCTTGATGCATTTAAAAAGGCAGATGAGACGTTATATCATGGAATAAAAGGTATATCAGAATTAATTACCAAACGTGGAGTTATAAATCTAGATTTTGCAGATATTAAATCAGTGATGAAAGATGCAGGTGCTGCGATGCTTGGTATTGGTGTGGGTAAAGGTAAAGATAAAGCAACTATTGCTGCAAGAAAAGCTCTTGAAAGTAAGTTAGTTGAACATCCTATTGAGAATGCAAATTCTATTATTTTGAACATTACAGCACCAAGTACATTTAAATTGCAGGAAATGCAAGAAGCTGCTGTTATAATAAGGCAAACATGTAGTGAAGATGCTGATTTAAAACTAGGAGTTAACGTTGATCCAGCACTTCCGGAGGATGAGTTAATTGTAACATTAATTGCTACAGGTCTTGAAAGAGAAGAAGACTTTTTGTATGCACAAGATGATATACCTGCTTTGTATAAATTTGGGCTGGAGTTAATGGGAATGAATAATGTTAAGGAATACGATGTTGCCGAAGAAGGAGATGAAGAAAAAAATGCTTGA
- a CDS encoding GspE/PulE family protein, whose product MLEKRYKRLGDILIEKGIISNDDLEYALQIQKKTRKPIGEVLVELGFCTWSQIIKALAEQYEVPFFEEKPRVDPTLNLNMKRELMEELRAIPIRMENDKIVVITDNVYNVSLIKRRLKFLFGKDIEIYLVAPDIFEEVMMDVSSERTVEFEVSDVLVEEQEEPQENLEEIENEDTPIVRLVNNLLTHAIELDASDIHIEPRERKNVVVRYRIDGVLRKITEYPKNSHNSVVARIKILSKLDITERRIPQDGKFFMNVRGEQYDFRVSTMPSVNGEKVVMRILKVSQSNKKLEELGYSSYNFERIKRLISHPYGIILVTGPTGSGKSTTLVGIINSLNNESVNIVTAEDPVEYTIEGVTQCQVNPEIGLTFAKYLRAFLRQDPDIIMVGEIRDRETANLAVEASLTGHLVLSTLHTNTAAGAVDRLLNMGVDPSLISSSLIGVIGQRLVRKVCNNCAKEVALDPEYGAFAQKVFPDMQLNQKIAVGCDACNNTGYKGRTAINEVLIVDDELRTLINKRASLSEITNAAKKGGMRTLFEDGLYKVLSGETTLEEVIRVTGGMYEE is encoded by the coding sequence ATGCTTGAAAAGAGATATAAAAGATTGGGAGATATTTTAATTGAAAAAGGAATAATTTCAAATGATGATCTTGAATATGCATTGCAGATTCAAAAAAAGACGAGAAAACCTATAGGAGAAGTTTTGGTGGAACTTGGTTTTTGTACTTGGAGTCAAATAATTAAAGCTTTAGCTGAACAATATGAAGTGCCATTTTTTGAAGAAAAGCCAAGGGTAGATCCTACGTTAAATTTAAATATGAAAAGGGAACTTATGGAAGAACTTAGAGCAATCCCAATAAGAATGGAAAATGACAAGATAGTGGTTATTACAGATAATGTATACAATGTTTCATTGATAAAGAGAAGATTAAAATTTTTATTTGGGAAAGATATAGAGATTTACCTTGTTGCTCCTGATATATTTGAAGAAGTTATGATGGATGTTTCTTCTGAAAGAACAGTAGAGTTTGAGGTTTCAGATGTTCTAGTAGAAGAACAGGAAGAGCCCCAAGAAAACTTAGAGGAAATTGAGAATGAAGATACGCCAATTGTAAGATTGGTAAATAACTTGCTTACACATGCTATAGAACTTGATGCAAGTGATATACACATTGAACCCAGGGAAAGAAAGAATGTTGTTGTAAGATATAGAATTGATGGAGTTTTGAGAAAAATTACTGAATATCCGAAAAATAGTCATAATTCAGTGGTTGCAAGAATAAAGATATTATCAAAATTGGATATTACGGAAAGAAGAATACCACAGGACGGAAAGTTTTTTATGAATGTTAGAGGAGAGCAATATGATTTTAGGGTTTCTACTATGCCATCTGTTAATGGGGAGAAAGTAGTAATGAGGATTTTAAAAGTGTCACAATCCAATAAAAAATTGGAGGAATTGGGATATAGTAGTTATAACTTTGAAAGAATAAAAAGGTTAATTAGTCATCCGTATGGAATTATCTTGGTTACAGGACCTACTGGTAGTGGAAAAAGTACTACTTTAGTTGGGATAATTAACTCTTTGAATAATGAATCGGTAAATATTGTAACAGCGGAAGATCCAGTGGAATATACAATAGAAGGCGTTACGCAATGTCAGGTAAATCCAGAGATTGGTTTAACTTTTGCAAAATATTTAAGGGCTTTTTTAAGGCAAGATCCTGATATTATAATGGTTGGAGAAATTAGAGATAGAGAAACCGCTAATTTGGCAGTTGAAGCATCTTTAACGGGGCATTTGGTGTTATCAACTCTTCACACAAACACAGCTGCGGGAGCAGTTGACAGATTGCTCAATATGGGAGTTGATCCTAGTCTCATTAGTTCCTCATTAATTGGAGTTATAGGGCAGCGACTTGTAAGAAAAGTATGTAATAATTGTGCAAAAGAGGTTGCGCTTGATCCAGAGTATGGAGCTTTTGCACAAAAAGTTTTTCCTGATATGCAATTAAATCAAAAGATAGCAGTTGGTTGTGATGCATGTAATAATACGGGATATAAAGGAAGAACTGCTATAAATGAAGTGTTAATTGTCGATGATGAATTAAGAACTTTAATAAATAAAAGAGCATCACTTTCTGAAATAACAAATGCTGCAAAAAAGGGTGGAATGAGAACTTTGTTTGAAGATGGCCTTTACAAAGTTTTAAGTGGTGAAACTACCCTTGAGGAAGTAATCAGAGTTACAGGTGGGATGTATGAAGAATAA
- the frr gene encoding ribosome recycling factor: MKDPIVKKTEEKMKKSVNSIDEELKKLRTGRPSPALLEEIKVDYYGVPTPINQVATVNVTEERSLIIKPWEKNLLNAVEKAIQASDLGLNPMNDGNVIRLVFPTPTTEQRQKWVKKAKDIVEHGKIAVRNIRREILKELKDLKKNGEISEDDERRLEKEIQNLTDKYVEELDKLFERKEKEIMEF; the protein is encoded by the coding sequence ATGAAAGATCCAATAGTAAAAAAAACAGAAGAAAAAATGAAGAAAAGTGTAAATTCAATTGATGAGGAGTTAAAAAAACTTAGAACGGGAAGGCCTTCGCCTGCTCTTTTAGAAGAAATAAAAGTAGATTATTATGGAGTGCCCACACCGATAAATCAAGTAGCAACGGTTAACGTAACTGAGGAAAGATCCCTTATTATTAAACCTTGGGAAAAGAATTTACTTAACGCAGTTGAGAAGGCAATACAGGCAAGTGATTTGGGATTAAATCCTATGAACGATGGGAATGTTATAAGGTTAGTTTTTCCAACCCCAACTACAGAGCAAAGACAAAAGTGGGTAAAGAAGGCAAAAGATATAGTGGAACATGGAAAGATTGCAGTAAGAAATATCAGAAGAGAAATTTTAAAGGAATTAAAGGATTTGAAAAAGAATGGTGAAATTTCTGAAGATGATGAAAGAAGATTAGAAAAAGAGATTCAAAACTTAACGGATAAATACGTTGAAGAATTGGATAAATTATTTGAGAGAAAAGAAAAGGAGATTATGGAATTTTGA
- the uppS gene encoding polyprenyl diphosphate synthase, with protein MLKHIAFIMDGNGRWAQKRNKPRMYGHYVGAYKIEEVVRWCAKRGVKYTTFYAFSTENWKRPKGEVNFIFGLLQSKISEFYERMNKEGVKLVFSGRLEELGKNIYNICKEYEEKTKNNEKIVVNMAINYGGRAEIVDAVKKFLEQRQKEIDEETFRKFLYRPEVPDPDLIIRTSGEMRLSNFLTWQSAYSELYFTDVLWPDFSEDDLQKALEDYEKRNRKFGGIK; from the coding sequence ATGTTAAAACATATAGCCTTTATAATGGATGGTAATGGTAGATGGGCTCAGAAAAGGAATAAGCCTAGGATGTATGGGCATTATGTAGGAGCGTATAAAATAGAGGAGGTTGTAAGATGGTGTGCGAAACGTGGTGTAAAATACACCACGTTTTATGCTTTTTCAACGGAAAATTGGAAAAGACCGAAGGGAGAAGTAAATTTTATATTTGGTTTACTTCAAAGTAAAATTTCGGAGTTTTATGAGCGAATGAATAAAGAAGGGGTAAAGCTTGTTTTTTCTGGACGATTGGAGGAGCTGGGGAAAAATATTTACAATATTTGTAAGGAATATGAAGAAAAGACAAAAAATAACGAAAAAATAGTTGTTAATATGGCTATTAACTATGGCGGAAGAGCGGAAATAGTAGATGCGGTAAAAAAATTTTTAGAGCAGAGGCAAAAAGAAATAGATGAGGAAACTTTTAGAAAATTTCTGTATAGACCAGAAGTACCTGATCCTGATTTGATAATAAGAACTTCGGGTGAAATGAGATTAAGTAACTTTCTAACATGGCAATCTGCATATAGTGAGCTTTATTTTACAGATGTTTTATGGCCTGATTTTTCAGAGGATGATTTACAAAAAGCTTTGGAAGATTATGAAAAAAGAAACAGAAAATTTGGGGGGATAAAGTGA
- a CDS encoding phosphatidate cytidylyltransferase: MKQETKIRLFSALVVAPFVVACFISYQSLIGLVSAIVFLSSSELYFSTLIKYKKMGIVVIYIGIVSAFPILFGLWFLNFSMELFSVFYIIGISLTLMLVKSKDVIMEYFGIFSISMIYISFNLSFFIPIYKYFGVALALLTLTLSWAYDSFAYFFGLSFGKHKLSKVYSPNKSYEGLFGGIFGTFIYVLVYFYIINNFFDYNISYWYAVPFSIITGIFDTLGDLFESAIKRAYGVKHIGKFLPGHGGMLDRIDGLLFVAPVIYIFLRFFS, encoded by the coding sequence GTGAAACAAGAGACTAAAATTAGACTTTTTTCTGCTTTAGTTGTTGCTCCATTTGTGGTTGCATGTTTTATTTCTTATCAAAGTTTAATAGGGTTAGTTTCTGCAATTGTTTTTCTATCATCATCTGAGTTGTATTTTTCGACTTTGATTAAGTATAAAAAAATGGGAATTGTTGTAATTTACATTGGGATTGTTTCGGCATTTCCAATATTATTTGGACTTTGGTTTTTAAACTTTTCTATGGAGTTGTTTAGTGTTTTTTATATAATCGGAATTTCTTTAACGTTGATGTTGGTTAAAAGTAAGGATGTAATAATGGAATATTTTGGGATTTTTTCCATATCAATGATATATATATCATTTAATCTTTCGTTTTTTATACCTATTTACAAATACTTTGGTGTTGCACTTGCGTTGCTTACTTTGACTTTATCATGGGCTTATGATAGTTTTGCATATTTTTTTGGACTTTCTTTTGGAAAACATAAGTTGTCAAAAGTATATAGTCCAAATAAAAGTTACGAGGGGCTTTTTGGTGGAATTTTCGGTACCTTTATTTATGTGTTAGTTTATTTCTATATTATCAACAATTTTTTCGATTATAATATAAGTTATTGGTATGCGGTACCATTTTCCATTATCACAGGGATATTTGACACATTGGGAGATTTATTTGAATCAGCTATTAAAAGAGCTTATGGTGTGAAGCATATAGGAAAATTTTTGCCAGGACATGGTGGTATGTTAGATAGAATTGATGGTTTATTGTTTGTTGCTCCTGTTATTTATATTTTCTTAAGATTTTTCAGTTGA
- the alaS gene encoding alanine--tRNA ligase, with the protein MLSEEIRQLFLEFFEKKGHKILPSASLIPDDPQLMFTVAGMVPFKPIFWGKVDPVYPRVTTCQKCIRTTDIENVGRTPRHHTFFEMLGNFSFGDYFKREAIEWAWEFVTQVLKIPEERLWISVYEEDEEAYDIWRKIGVSSNKIVKLGKEDNFWGPAGPTGPCGPDTEIFYDTGKEVPITDGKEPNPGNTEGRFVEIWNLVFTEYYQDENGQLLPLKRKNIDTGAGLERIAAMMQGVYYNFDTDLFLPIINRITDVLNVEYGRDEKHDVSIRVIADHIRALVFLISDGVFPSNEGRGYILRRILRRAARHGKMLGSEKPFLHNIVDAVVEKMGKIYPEIVEKQSFVKEIIYGEEERFLQNLNKGLDIVDKIVKETGGKIDGEAAFKLYDTYGFPLDILRDLANENGYILDEEGFNKYMEQQRKKAREAAGEVEFSERTDYETLDISTKFVGYDVLSTNARVLKIRTEKFVDEVKDVECELILDETPFYPEKGGQVADKGVIKGKNGEFVVTNVYVPVEGIIVHKGKLKGKIRVGDAIFASVDEKKRKATARNHTATHLLHAALRKVLGTHVRQAGSLVAPERLRFDFTHYAALTKEEIEKIEKMVNEKILEAIDVNTKVMSYDEAIKNGAMALFEEKYGDKVRVVRIRDFSEELCGGTHVKNTGEIGLFKIISESSVSAGVRRIEAITGFASLTYLENLETNWKKIKEELDATDENVFVKIEKLKEGIKQLELKIKEIQKNMINIKQILNNVQIENEIKYLVYEFEGVEQNTLRDLADKLIDRGVDLVVFFNKQGDKVILIVKRKKTFEKLHAGNIAKSLSKILDGGGGGRPDFAQAGGKDVSKINEAKSKLIEILREC; encoded by the coding sequence ATGCTAAGTGAAGAGATAAGGCAATTGTTTTTAGAGTTTTTTGAAAAAAAGGGCCATAAAATTTTACCAAGTGCGTCTTTAATTCCCGATGATCCTCAGTTAATGTTTACAGTTGCTGGTATGGTTCCGTTTAAACCCATCTTTTGGGGAAAAGTAGATCCTGTGTACCCAAGAGTTACAACTTGCCAAAAATGTATTAGGACTACTGACATAGAAAACGTTGGTAGAACACCAAGACACCATACATTCTTTGAAATGCTTGGAAATTTTTCTTTTGGTGATTATTTTAAAAGAGAAGCAATTGAATGGGCTTGGGAATTTGTTACGCAAGTTTTAAAAATCCCAGAAGAAAGGTTATGGATATCTGTTTACGAAGAAGATGAAGAAGCCTATGATATTTGGAGAAAAATAGGTGTTTCATCAAATAAAATAGTTAAATTGGGAAAAGAAGATAATTTTTGGGGGCCTGCTGGACCTACGGGGCCTTGTGGTCCTGATACGGAGATTTTTTACGATACAGGTAAAGAAGTTCCTATAACTGATGGTAAGGAACCAAATCCTGGTAATACTGAAGGAAGGTTTGTCGAAATTTGGAATTTGGTGTTTACTGAATACTACCAGGATGAAAACGGTCAATTGTTACCTTTAAAGAGGAAAAACATCGATACAGGTGCTGGATTAGAAAGAATAGCTGCTATGATGCAAGGAGTATATTACAACTTTGACACAGATCTTTTTTTGCCAATCATTAATAGAATTACAGACGTGTTAAATGTTGAATATGGAAGAGATGAAAAGCATGATGTGTCTATACGGGTTATAGCTGATCATATAAGAGCTTTGGTGTTTTTGATATCTGATGGTGTATTTCCTTCAAATGAAGGAAGGGGTTACATTTTAAGGAGAATTTTGAGAAGAGCAGCAAGACATGGAAAAATGCTTGGGTCTGAGAAACCGTTTTTGCATAATATAGTTGATGCTGTGGTTGAGAAAATGGGAAAAATTTATCCTGAGATAGTAGAGAAACAATCTTTTGTAAAGGAAATAATTTACGGTGAAGAAGAAAGATTTTTGCAGAATTTAAACAAGGGCCTTGATATAGTAGATAAGATTGTTAAAGAAACAGGTGGGAAGATAGATGGGGAAGCTGCTTTTAAACTTTACGATACTTATGGTTTTCCACTTGATATATTGAGGGATCTTGCGAATGAAAATGGTTATATTTTGGATGAAGAAGGTTTTAATAAATATATGGAACAACAAAGAAAAAAGGCTAGAGAAGCTGCAGGAGAAGTTGAATTTTCAGAAAGAACAGATTATGAAACATTGGATATTAGTACAAAGTTTGTTGGTTATGATGTGCTTAGTACAAATGCAAGGGTTTTGAAAATAAGAACGGAGAAATTTGTTGATGAAGTAAAAGATGTGGAGTGTGAATTAATTTTAGATGAAACACCATTTTATCCAGAAAAAGGCGGTCAAGTTGCAGACAAAGGTGTTATTAAAGGCAAAAATGGAGAGTTTGTTGTAACAAATGTTTATGTTCCCGTTGAGGGGATAATTGTTCATAAGGGGAAATTGAAAGGAAAAATAAGAGTTGGTGATGCAATTTTTGCATCAGTAGATGAGAAAAAAAGAAAAGCAACTGCAAGAAATCATACTGCTACTCATTTACTACATGCAGCACTAAGAAAAGTTCTTGGAACACATGTAAGACAAGCAGGTTCTTTAGTTGCGCCTGAAAGATTGAGATTTGATTTTACTCATTATGCGGCTTTAACAAAAGAAGAAATTGAAAAGATAGAGAAAATGGTTAATGAAAAAATTTTAGAAGCTATAGATGTGAATACAAAAGTTATGTCTTATGATGAGGCAATAAAAAATGGTGCAATGGCTTTATTTGAGGAGAAATATGGTGATAAAGTAAGAGTTGTAAGGATAAGAGATTTTAGTGAGGAGTTGTGTGGAGGAACACATGTGAAAAATACAGGTGAGATTGGTTTATTTAAAATAATAAGTGAAAGTTCTGTGAGTGCCGGTGTAAGGAGAATAGAGGCAATCACAGGTTTTGCTAGCTTAACTTATTTAGAGAACTTGGAAACAAATTGGAAAAAAATTAAAGAAGAACTTGATGCAACGGATGAGAATGTTTTTGTAAAAATAGAAAAATTAAAGGAAGGGATAAAACAACTTGAGTTAAAAATTAAAGAAATTCAAAAGAATATGATAAATATAAAGCAGATATTAAATAACGTTCAAATTGAAAATGAAATAAAATATCTAGTTTATGAATTTGAAGGTGTGGAGCAAAATACTTTAAGAGATTTAGCAGATAAGCTAATAGATAGAGGAGTAGACCTTGTGGTGTTTTTTAACAAGCAAGGTGATAAAGTTATTTTGATTGTTAAGAGAAAAAAGACTTTTGAAAAATTGCATGCAGGAAACATTGCAAAGTCTTTATCTAAGATTCTTGATGGTGGTGGCGGTGGTAGACCTGATTTTGCCCAAGCAGGTGGAAAAGATGTTTCCAAAATTAATGAAGCAAAAAGTAAATTAATAGAGATATTAAGGGAGTGTTAG
- a CDS encoding rod shape-determining protein, giving the protein MFKRYDMGIDLGTANTLVYVKDKGIVVNEPSVVAINVENDEVLKVGNEAKNMIGKTPAYIKAIRPLKDGVIADYNVALAMLTYFINRSQNGFSFFRPMVVVGVPVGITEVESRAILEAGNEAGAKRVFLIEEPMATAIGANLNVEEPTGNMVVDIGGGTTEIAIISLGSLVTWTSIRVAGDELDEAIIQYVREVYRVTIGERTAERVKIEIGNVFPEKEYDELETSVTGIDLSSGLPKKLILKGGEIREALKPIIMQIIDSTKATLEKTPPELVADITEKGIVVAGGGALLRGITTLIRKETGIDAYVADEPMTCVARGAGMVLDKVSILSRLRRNE; this is encoded by the coding sequence ATGTTTAAAAGATATGATATGGGAATAGACTTGGGAACGGCAAATACCTTGGTTTATGTAAAAGATAAAGGAATTGTTGTAAACGAACCGTCCGTGGTTGCTATAAACGTTGAGAATGATGAAGTCTTAAAGGTGGGAAATGAAGCAAAAAATATGATTGGTAAAACCCCAGCTTATATAAAGGCAATTCGTCCATTAAAAGATGGTGTTATTGCTGATTATAATGTAGCATTGGCTATGCTTACGTATTTTATAAACCGTTCGCAAAATGGATTTTCATTTTTTAGACCCATGGTTGTTGTAGGGGTGCCAGTTGGAATTACTGAAGTGGAAAGTCGTGCTATACTTGAAGCAGGGAATGAAGCAGGAGCTAAAAGGGTTTTTTTAATTGAAGAACCTATGGCAACTGCAATTGGTGCAAATTTAAACGTAGAAGAACCCACAGGAAATATGGTGGTTGATATTGGAGGAGGTACAACAGAGATCGCGATAATTTCGCTAGGGAGTTTAGTTACATGGACGTCAATTAGGGTAGCAGGTGATGAACTTGATGAAGCTATCATACAATATGTAAGAGAAGTTTACAGAGTAACGATTGGAGAAAGGACTGCAGAGAGGGTAAAAATAGAAATAGGTAATGTATTTCCCGAAAAAGAATATGATGAGTTAGAAACAAGTGTGACAGGAATAGATTTATCTAGTGGCCTTCCAAAGAAATTAATATTAAAAGGTGGAGAGATTAGAGAGGCTTTAAAACCTATAATAATGCAAATAATTGACTCAACAAAGGCTACTTTGGAGAAGACTCCTCCTGAACTTGTTGCAGATATTACTGAAAAAGGGATTGTAGTTGCAGGTGGTGGAGCTTTGCTTCGTGGTATTACAACGTTGATTAGAAAAGAAACAGGAATAGATGCATATGTGGCAGATGAACCTATGACTTGTGTTGCACGTGGAGCTGGAATGGTTTTAGATAAGGTATCAATTTTGTCAAGGTTGAGGAGAAACGAATGA
- a CDS encoding GGDEF domain-containing protein → MGEYEKFSKEELIAKIKELEDEVLMLRTRQNELESLLTEYSEIVKKQFEVFDDFIKDLGTKRMVDPLTRVYSKEHILKLISYYHQKAFEENFEYAIIMIKLTNIKDKEDFEKERIIITLGKVLREAVRVPLDSIGRYSYDSFLILLTEITKENAKVVEERIKKLISIKLPDVEFEIKMAVYPHDSKNLEELINIVNK, encoded by the coding sequence ATGGGTGAATACGAAAAATTTTCAAAAGAGGAATTAATTGCTAAAATTAAGGAATTAGAGGATGAGGTTTTAATGTTGAGGACCCGTCAAAATGAATTAGAAAGTTTATTAACAGAGTATTCTGAAATTGTCAAGAAACAATTTGAAGTTTTTGATGACTTCATAAAAGATTTGGGGACAAAGAGAATGGTAGATCCACTAACAAGGGTTTATTCAAAAGAGCATATTTTAAAATTGATAAGTTATTATCATCAAAAGGCTTTTGAAGAAAACTTTGAATATGCCATTATTATGATAAAACTAACAAATATAAAAGATAAAGAAGATTTTGAAAAAGAACGGATAATAATAACTTTGGGAAAGGTTTTAAGAGAAGCGGTTAGAGTACCTTTAGATAGCATTGGAAGATATTCTTATGATTCATTTTTAATTTTGTTAACTGAAATAACAAAAGAAAATGCCAAAGTGGTAGAAGAAAGGATAAAAAAATTAATTAGTATTAAACTTCCAGATGTTGAGTTCGAAATAAAAATGGCAGTTTATCCTCATGATTCTAAGAATTTAGAGGAGTTAATTAATATTGTTAATAAATGA